In Bombus affinis isolate iyBomAffi1 chromosome 8, iyBomAffi1.2, whole genome shotgun sequence, the following proteins share a genomic window:
- the LOC126919509 gene encoding methyltransferase-like 26, translating into MNAIIHCAANHRSRIMAAKKLIYPAAERNKSPILSVLQKYIQHSPDETFLEIASGSGQHIAYFATHFPQISFYPSEYESRLFESIAAHTNGLINVKDPLKIDITTDFHTWGNNIFKEANIDYIYNANMIHISPYQCCVGLFNNAGKLLKDDGILFTYGPYAIDGKITPESNVNFNKSLKLQDSNWGLRDINDLKALAEKNGIKLINVIDMPANNKTIIWKKC; encoded by the coding sequence CAAAAAGCTAATTTATCCTGCAGCTGAACGTAACAAAAGTCCTATTTTGTCGGTTCTTCAAAAATATATTCAGCATAGTCCAGACGAAACTTTTTTGGAAATTGCATCTGGTTCTGGACAACATATAGCATATTTTGCTACTCACTTTCctcaaatttcattttatccTTCAGAATATGAATCAAGGCTATTCGAAAGTATTGCAGCTCATACAAATGGACTTATAAATGTGAAAGACCCTTTAAAGATAGATATTACAACAGATTTTCATACTTGGGGTAATAATATCTTTAAAGAAGCCAATattgattatatatataatgcaaATATGATACACATTTCACCTTATCAGTGTTGTGTTGGTTTATTTAATAATGCGGGTAAATTGTTAAAGGATGATggtattttatttacatatgGACCTTATGCTATAGACGGAAAAATAACGCCAGAAAGTAAcgttaatttcaataaatcatTGAAGCTTCAAGATTCGAACTGGGGCCTGAGAGATATTAATGATCTGAAGGCATTAGCAGAAAAGAATGGTATTAAGTTAATAAATGTTATTGACATGCCTGCTAACAATAAAACTATTATATGGAAAAAATGTTAA
- the LOC126919500 gene encoding ATPase WRNIP1-like: MDNDKICCPICSKEFSSVIIENHVSKCLFLNESTSKESSSSFKDGSPARKYMKLSNTKVKKDDVGLVKNTTKMVSSVINVDSQSPTTSINNNTDKEVTKLFKNDHIPLAERMRPTTLSGYVGQLHVLGPSTVLYQLLNKSEIPNIILWGPPGCGKTSLANVIAYICKNKSNGKMRYVKLSAAMAGVNEVKEVITIASNELKFNRRTVIFMDEIHRFNKTQQDVFLPHVESGIITLIGATTENPSFSLNSALLSRCRVIVLEKLNTSNLMSILNRAVSSLEGTVYSSNKKLESANQIPKFIIDEPTIEWLAETCDGDARIALSGLELAVQYKIQSNEEFLQNGPVTITLANIKEGLKKTHMLYDKRGDQHYDMISALHKSVRASDENASLYWLTRMILGGEDPVYIARRLVRMACEDIGLEDPKALGIAVHTMHGCKMIGMPECDVLLAQCTTYLARAPKSRLMEDALRAAQRVIAEHKGPQPGVPLYLRNAPTKLMKNLGYSKGYNMKHKDESGMNYLPEGLENVNFFDYHKNYMT, from the exons ATGGacaatgataaaatttgttgtcCCATCTGTTCTAAAGAATTTTCTTCTGTAATAATAGAGAATCATGTCAGTAAATGTTTATTCCTAAATGAATCAACAAGCAAAGAATCTTCATCATCCTTTAAGGATGGAAGTCCTGCAAGGAAGTATATGAAATTAAGTAATACCAAAGTAAAAAAGGACGACGTAGGATTAGTAAAAAATACAACTAAAATGGTATCATCAGTAATAAATGTAGATTCTCAAAGTCCAACGACATCAATTAATAATAAT aCAGATAAAGAAGTTACAAAGTTATTTAAGAACGATCATATACCTCTTGCTGAACGTATGAGACCTACAACACTTTCAGGGTATGTTGGTCAATTACATGTTCTTGGACCATCTACTGTTTTATATCAATTATTAAATAAGTCTGAAATaccaaatataattttatgggGTCCACCTGGTTGTGGAAAG ACGTCTTTGGCAAATGTTATAGCTTACATATGTAAGAATAAGTCAAATGGTAAAATGAGATATGTTAAGTTATCTGCAGCAATGGCTGGTGTAAATGAAGTAAAAGAAGTAATCACTATAGCTTCTAATGAGTTAAAATTTAACAGACGTACAGTGATTTTCATGGATGAAATACATCGTTTTAATAAAACTCAGCAAGATGTATTTTTACCACATGTTGAATCTGGTATCATTACACTAATTGGTGCAACAACAGAAAATCCTTCTTTCAGCTTAAATTCGGCACTTTTGAGTCGTTGTAGAGTCATTGTTTTGGAAAAATTGAATACATCTAATTTAATGTCTATATTAAATCGAGCAGTGTCTTCACTAGAGGGAACGGTATATAGCTCAAATAAGAAATTGGAAAGTGCAAATCAAATACCAAAATTTATTATAGATGAACCGACCATAGAATGGCTAGCAGAAACTTGTGATGGTGACGCGCGTATAGCATTAAGTGGACTAGAATTAGCAGTTCAATATAAAATACAGAGCAATGAAGAATTTTTACAAAATGGTCCTGTGACTATAACATTAGCTAATATTAAAGAAGGCCTTAAAAAAACTCATATGTTATATGACAAGAGAGGTGACCAACATTATGATATGATTTCAGCTCTACATAAATCTGTTAGAGCAAGTGATGAAAATGCTTCTCTTTATTGGTTAACAAGAATGATATTAGGTGGCGAAGATCCAGTTTACATTGCACGAAGATTGGTTAGAATGGCATGTGAAGATATTGGTTTAGAAGATCCAAAAGCACTTG GAATTGCTGTACATACAATGCATGGTTGCAAGATGATAGGAATGCCTGAATGTGATGTCCTTTTAGCACAGTGTACAACATATTTAGCAAGAGCACCAAAGTCTAGATTAATGGAAGATGCACTCAGAGCTGCTCAAAGAGTAATAGCTGAACATAAAGGACCTCAGCCTGGAGTACCTTTATATTTAAGAAATGCTCCAACAAAGCTTATGAAGAATCTAG gaTATAGCAAAGGTTACAATATGAAACATAAAGATGAATCAGGAATGAATTATTTACCAGAAGGATTAGAAAATGTAAACTTCTTTGATTACCATAAGAATTATATGACATAA
- the LOC126919501 gene encoding BTB/POZ domain-containing protein 1-like, whose translation MDLPCDWQTNKQRLSERSQYLLETGQWSDCKFVVGQEPHQQTLKGHKLFLAMSSPVFEAMFFGGMAEKNDLIPIRDVQPEAFKALLEYIYTDRVDLSSFELACELYYCAKKYMLPPLVKECTKYLCSDLSPKTACRAYEFARLFDEHVLMEKCLQIICTKTNEVLKEPNWEEVELGTLLTVLEQEDLKINSEVELFNAVERWAKAECTRKSLDSNDGKSLKSVIGNALSKIRFLSLSAQEFAEGPGMSPLLTQDETFAILMNTLCTGNKAPMPEGFSTNSHSRVNIYKPPITRTNCSIRFKPANPCYNSFMSHCWSLPTSTYREPVFINDAESSSTLRNTPPTVIDSGVRKDAKNLSVIEGGIQEGLKYYCLRSVIRLTECLNANVLDCSMTFSVDKDIYVLGVQVPTQMTEVTNDLNYPLSSTSYTEILYAHLLDSDNTRLTYTHFTTKVKINTLVEITFNRPVYVQKNKVYRVGVVFNTLGWYPIGLCTQDMTCDSVSFSFGVGNSADNVRDGLIRSIVFTYNDNM comes from the exons ATGGATCTGCCTTGTGATTGGCAGACCAACAAACAAAGACTTTCAGAACGCAGTCAATATTTATTAGAGACAGGACAATGGTCTGACTGCAAATTTGTAGTTGGTCAAGAACCCCATCAACAAACATTAAAGGgacataaattatttttagcTATGTCTAGCCCTGTCTTTGAAGCTATGTTTTTTGGGGGTATGGCAGAAAAAAATGACCTGATACCTATTCGAGATGTTCAACCAGAAGCTTTTAAAGCTCTTTTAGAATACATATATACAGATCGAGTTGATTTAAGTTCTTTTGAACTAGCTTGTGAATTATATTATTGTGCCAAAAAATATATGCTTCCTCCTCTGGTAAAAGAATGTACAAAGTATCTATGTTCTGACCTGTCTCCAAAAACAGCTTGCAGAGCATATGAATTTGCTAGATTATTTGATGAGCATGTACTGATGGAAAAGTGTCTTCAAATCATTTGCACAAAGACAAATGAAGTTTTAAAAGAACCTAATTGGGAAGAAGTTGAATTAGGAACATTATTGACAGTGCTAGAACAAGAAGATTTAAAAATAAACTCCGAAGTGGAATTATTTAATGCAGTGGAACGTTGGGCAAAAGCTGAATGCACAAGAAAATCTCTTGATTCTAATGATGGAAAGTCTTTAAAGTCAGTAATTGGTAATGCATTATCAAAAATTAGATTTTTAAGTTTAAGTGCTCAGGAATTTGCAGAAGGGCCAGGAATGTCACCGTTACTTACTCAAGATGAAACTTTTGCAATACTCATGAACACACTATGCACTGGAAATAAAGCACCTATGCCTGAAGGATTTTCAACTAATTCACACAGTAGAGTTAACATATATAAACCTCCAATTACACGTACAAATTGTTCCATT AGATTTAAGCCAGCTAATCCATGTTATAATTCATTTATGTCACATTGTTGGTCTTTACCAACATCTACATATCGTGAACCTGTTTTTATTAATGATGCTGAATCTAGCAGCACATTACGAAATACACCGCCAACAGTAATTGATAGTGGAGTAAGAAAGGATGCTAAAAATTTATCTGTAATTGAAGGTGGTATACAAGAgggattaaaatattattgtcTAAGATCTGTTATTCGATTAACAGAATGTCTTAATGCAAATGTGTTGGACTGTTCCATGACCTTTAGTGTAGACAAAGATATTTATGTATTAGGTGTACAAGTACCTACACAGATGACTGAAGTA ACTAATGACTTGAATTATCCTCTTAGTAGTACTTCATATACCGAAATTTTGTATGCTCATCTTCTCGATTCTGATAATACACGATTAACTTACACGCACTTTACGacaaaagtaaaaattaatACCCTTGTGGAAATTACGTTTAATCGACCTGTTTATGTTCAAAAGAATAAG GTTTATCGAGTTGGGGTAGTTTTTAATACACTTGGGTGGTATCCAATTGGACTTTGTACCCAAGATATGACCTGTGATTCTGTATCCTTCTCATTCGGTGTCGGTAATAGTGCGGATAATGTGCGAGATGGTCTCATTCGGTCTATAGTTTTTACATACAATGATAATATGTAA